One Desulfobulbus propionicus DSM 2032 DNA segment encodes these proteins:
- a CDS encoding Hsp20/alpha crystallin family protein, whose product MAFIRFADRPAFRNPWAEFERIRQGLDELSRSYADKGKGQARANVYPALNIYEESDRLIVTAELPGVKVHDLELSVEGETLTIQGKRDSRQNDPGISYHRREIESGSFSRAIALPVKIDTEQVGAKLSNGILTITLMKASEVKPRQIKVTAE is encoded by the coding sequence ATGGCATTCATACGATTTGCAGATCGGCCGGCCTTTCGCAATCCCTGGGCCGAATTTGAACGGATCCGCCAAGGGCTTGATGAACTCTCGCGCTCCTACGCCGACAAAGGTAAAGGGCAAGCCCGGGCCAATGTCTATCCGGCACTTAATATTTACGAAGAAAGCGACCGGCTGATCGTGACCGCAGAACTGCCCGGGGTCAAGGTCCACGATCTGGAACTGTCTGTCGAAGGTGAAACCCTGACCATTCAAGGCAAACGGGACAGCCGCCAAAACGACCCTGGCATCTCCTACCACCGCCGCGAGATTGAATCGGGCAGCTTCAGCCGCGCCATTGCCCTGCCGGTAAAAATCGATACCGAGCAGGTGGGCGCAAAACTCAGCAACGGCATCCTGACCATCACCCTGATGAAGGCCTCCGAGGTCAAACCCCGTCAGATCAAAGTTACCGCCGAATAG
- a CDS encoding NADH ubiquinone oxidoreductase: protein MPTALWLQCGACGGDTMSLLGMETPHLPALLAEMRITLWHPSFSHGNMGAYETLVADFRQGKQPLDLLLIEGFILAGPASSGGFDTLRGEAKALIVEELAARAGAVIAVGTCACFGGIGKLGEVDATGLQFHHRQPGGLLGEHFRSARGWPVINLPGCPVHPTVLKDTLCAVCEERLPSLNSYQAPEDWFGILVHQGCTRNEYHEYRVEDSDFGGPGCMFFHMGCRGPLTYAPCNKILWNNRNSKTNAGVPCFGCTDPDFPQDHPFFHTPNIIDVPLELPDGVDRAHYLAYKGMAAAAAPERLIKRRSRV from the coding sequence ATGCCAACGGCCTTGTGGTTGCAGTGCGGCGCCTGCGGGGGCGACACCATGAGTCTGCTGGGCATGGAAACACCGCACCTGCCCGCTTTGCTCGCCGAGATGCGAATAACCCTCTGGCACCCTTCCTTCAGCCACGGCAATATGGGCGCGTACGAGACGTTGGTGGCTGATTTTCGTCAGGGCAAGCAGCCGCTCGATCTCCTGCTGATCGAGGGATTCATTCTCGCCGGTCCTGCTTCGAGTGGCGGGTTTGACACCTTGCGCGGCGAGGCCAAGGCCTTGATTGTCGAGGAACTGGCGGCCAGGGCCGGTGCGGTGATCGCGGTCGGCACCTGCGCGTGTTTCGGCGGTATCGGCAAATTGGGCGAAGTCGATGCCACCGGTCTCCAGTTCCACCATCGCCAACCCGGCGGCCTGCTGGGAGAGCACTTTCGTTCGGCCAGGGGATGGCCGGTCATCAACCTGCCCGGCTGCCCGGTGCATCCCACGGTGCTCAAGGATACGCTGTGCGCGGTCTGCGAGGAGCGGTTGCCGTCGCTCAACAGCTATCAAGCGCCGGAAGACTGGTTCGGAATCCTGGTCCATCAGGGCTGCACGCGCAATGAATATCACGAGTATCGGGTTGAAGACAGCGATTTCGGCGGTCCTGGCTGCATGTTCTTCCATATGGGATGCCGGGGACCGTTGACCTACGCCCCGTGCAACAAAATTCTGTGGAACAACCGCAACTCGAAGACCAATGCCGGAGTTCCCTGCTTTGGCTGTACCGATCCGGATTTCCCTCAGGACCATCCCTTCTTTCACACCCCCAATATCATCGATGTGCCGTTGGAATTGCCCGATGGGGTGGATCGCGCCCACTATCTGGCCTACAAGGGAATGGCGGCCGCGGCCGCACCCGAGCGGTTGATCAAGCGGCGTTCACGGGTCTGA
- a CDS encoding phosphoribosylaminoimidazolesuccinocarboxamide synthase has translation MSEAVIVTHCPELNLLHRGKVRDMYEIPGHEDKLLMVATDRISAYDVVMTDPIAGKGKVLTEISLFWFKLLGDIVPNHLISADIDQFPKVCHQYRDQLQGRSMLVKRTKVVPIECIVRGYLSGSFWSAYKKSTTVCGFNLPEGMRESDPFPQPLFTPSTKAEQGLHDENISIERMRELVGTELTDKMATTSIQLYQRAADYARTKGIIIADTKFEMGLDGDNLLLIDEVLTPDSSRFWPLDQYTPGKGQPSFDKQFLRDYLSSLDWNKQPPPPPLPAEILAKTKSRYEEAQQRLTR, from the coding sequence ATGAGTGAGGCTGTCATCGTCACCCACTGTCCGGAGTTGAACCTGCTGCATCGAGGCAAGGTCAGGGATATGTACGAGATTCCAGGCCATGAAGATAAACTGCTGATGGTGGCCACCGACCGGATTTCCGCCTATGATGTGGTCATGACCGATCCCATCGCGGGCAAAGGCAAGGTGCTGACCGAGATTTCGCTGTTTTGGTTCAAGCTGCTTGGCGATATCGTGCCCAACCACCTGATCAGCGCCGACATCGATCAGTTCCCCAAGGTCTGCCATCAATACCGCGACCAACTGCAAGGTCGCTCCATGCTGGTCAAGCGTACCAAGGTGGTGCCGATCGAGTGCATCGTTCGGGGGTATCTCTCCGGTTCGTTCTGGAGCGCGTACAAGAAAAGCACCACGGTGTGCGGGTTCAACCTGCCCGAGGGGATGCGCGAGTCCGATCCCTTTCCCCAGCCGTTGTTCACCCCGTCCACCAAGGCCGAACAAGGTCTGCACGATGAAAATATCTCCATCGAGCGGATGCGGGAGCTGGTCGGCACTGAGCTGACCGACAAGATGGCCACGACCAGCATTCAACTCTACCAGCGGGCCGCCGACTACGCCCGCACCAAGGGCATCATCATCGCCGACACCAAGTTCGAGATGGGCCTCGACGGTGACAACCTGCTGCTGATCGACGAGGTGCTGACCCCCGATTCCTCGCGGTTCTGGCCGCTGGACCAGTACACCCCTGGCAAGGGACAGCCAAGCTTTGACAAACAATTCCTGCGCGACTATCTGTCGTCGCTTGATTGGAATAAGCAGCCGCCACCACCTCCCTTGCCGGCGGAAATCCTAGCGAAGACCAAAAGCCGCTACGAAGAGGCCCAGCAGCGACTCACCCGCTGA
- a CDS encoding RNA-binding S4 domain-containing protein has product MTQHASPGTVGAVQQARIDTDYIELDKLLKRENLTASGGEARYLISQGLVLVNGIVELRKRRKLRSGDVVTCGETTLRVEGPSPAGAAGDPTGEKAD; this is encoded by the coding sequence ATGACCCAACACGCATCTCCCGGGACCGTTGGGGCCGTTCAGCAGGCCCGCATCGATACCGACTACATTGAACTGGATAAACTGCTCAAGCGGGAAAATCTGACGGCCAGCGGCGGCGAGGCCAGGTACCTGATCAGTCAGGGCCTGGTGCTGGTCAACGGAATAGTGGAACTCAGAAAACGAAGAAAACTGCGGTCGGGAGACGTGGTGACCTGCGGTGAAACAACGCTTCGGGTGGAAGGCCCCTCCCCTGCCGGCGCGGCAGGCGATCCGACAGGGGAAAAGGCAGATTGA